A window of Mobiluncus massiliensis genomic DNA:
CGTTTCGTGCCGGGCTTGCGCTTCAGCGGCTTCTTTAGCCGGTCAGGATTGTAAATCCGATGCCGGATGGAGCGGCCGCGGACGCAAGCGCGCACGGATTGCGAGCCGAGTTCGTTGGTGCCGGTGTCGTCAGGCAGAACCCGCACGACCCGACCGTTCTTGACCTGCAGCTGTAGTGGGCAGCGTGAACCACAGTTCACGGTACAAGCCGACCACACCAGCTTGGTGTCGTCAGGTGCAGCGGCGTGGGCTGCCGAAGAGCCCGGAAGCGAGCCTTCCATGCTCAGCAAGGTTGCGGTTCCAGCAGCCACACCGGACCATTGTAAAAATGACCGCCGGGAAATTCCCGAGGTGTTTTCGCTCTGATGTGCCATATGTGTTCCTTTTCCGGAGTTGAAACGAAGCCGCTTTGCTTCTGGATTTATATTACACGCTATTGGACACGTGTTCAATAAGATGTTGCGTAATTCTTTTTTCTGTTTCGGTCTGCCTGCCGGTTGTGTCACAATAAACTCGTGGCAAGAAACGAGCCTTTGAGCTTTCCAACCGGCAAAGTGGTGATGGATCCGCGCTATGCCCGCGCGCGTGTCAACCTCAATGAAGCCATTTTGCGGCTGTGCGCCACCCGGGCTCCCGAGGACGTGTCAGTGTCGGAACTGACAAAAGCAGCGGGTGTGTCCCGGGGCACGTTTTATGCCCACGCCTCGAGTCCCGCCGAACTGTTGGCCAAATGTTTGTTGGCGGAAATTCACGAATTCTTCCCTGCGATTGGCCAGCTACTCAGCGACAGCCGGGAAAACTACCTGCTGCGCTGGCGCCAGATTTATATCGAACTGCTGGAACACATCGCCAGTCACGCCGAAGTCTATGAGCATATTTTCCTTGAGGTGCCTTCATCGGGGACGCGCGGCTATTTCAGCGATTATTTTCACCAATATCTGCGGCGCTACGTTCAGGATTACGTGACCTATTCCGGGGACGATAACGGCGACCTGTGGGTTTCCATGGCTGCTGAACAGCAGGTGCAAAACACGTTTGTAATTATTCGTTCCTGGCTGCAAGACGGCATGAAAACCAGCCCGGAAGTCGCCATTAACACGTTCATGAGTCTGGCGGCGCCCTGGCAGTTCACCAAGTTCGACCAGCCCGGATTCACTCTGAACCGCCGCCGCCACGCCATCGAACAACTCCTACGTCCCTAGTGCGCTCGCGAGGTTACGAGGTGTTTGCACGAGTGACCGATTTCAAAACGTATCAGGGTATTCTTCAGCCATCAGTTTGATAAACCTGCAGGTAATAGCGATTTGGCTTTCGCTGAGATTGCTTTCGGTAAGGTGAAATCGGTCGTTCGTGTCAGGCACTTCCAACGAACCAAGAAACCTGGGACTCTGCCTGACTGCAGGTTCATGTTTAGATACCGCGATTTGGCTCCAGGCGGCCAATGTGCTAATCTATACGAGCCTAAGACCGCCGGTCCGAATGGATAATTCAGCGATAGCTGAGCCTGCGCAGGAAACGATAAGCGAATCACGAACGGTACCCACCGACCTTGTGCAGGGACAAAACCCCTGAGAGGGCGGAAACCGTAACTGTACGCCCCGGATCTTGCGCCCGGGGCTTTTCTATTGCCCAAAACTCCGTTACGCCGGCTAAAAACGGAAGGAGGGCTCATGGCAAGGCCTGATAAAGTCACAGATGTGCAGTCTCTCGCGGCATCCGCGAAGGACTCCGCCGCTGTCATTTTGACCGAATACCGTGGTCTGACCGTAAAGCAGATGAAAGAGCTGCGTACCTCGCTTGGGGTAGGAGTACGTTACTCCGTAGCGAAGAACAAGCTCGCGAAACTGGCTATGAAGGAAGCGGGGTTGGAAGGTCTCGACGAATATCTCGTGGGGCCGACCGCTATCGCTTTCGTCCCGGCCGATGGTGATGTCGTTAGCGTCGCCAAGGCTCTGGATACCTTTGCGAAGGATAACAAGGCGCTGGTTCTAAAGGCTGGCATCATGGACGGGGAAATCCTCGATACTGACGCCGTTAAGAAACTCGCTTCCCTGGAATCCCGCGAAGTTTTG
This region includes:
- the rplJ gene encoding 50S ribosomal protein L10; translated protein: MARPDKVTDVQSLAASAKDSAAVILTEYRGLTVKQMKELRTSLGVGVRYSVAKNKLAKLAMKEAGLEGLDEYLVGPTAIAFVPADGDVVSVAKALDTFAKDNKALVLKAGIMDGEILDTDAVKKLASLESREVLLAKSAGLLKALQTRAAGLFQASASKTVRTIDAYREKLAA
- a CDS encoding TetR/AcrR family transcriptional regulator is translated as MARNEPLSFPTGKVVMDPRYARARVNLNEAILRLCATRAPEDVSVSELTKAAGVSRGTFYAHASSPAELLAKCLLAEIHEFFPAIGQLLSDSRENYLLRWRQIYIELLEHIASHAEVYEHIFLEVPSSGTRGYFSDYFHQYLRRYVQDYVTYSGDDNGDLWVSMAAEQQVQNTFVIIRSWLQDGMKTSPEVAINTFMSLAAPWQFTKFDQPGFTLNRRRHAIEQLLRP